Proteins co-encoded in one Gossypium arboreum isolate Shixiya-1 chromosome 11, ASM2569848v2, whole genome shotgun sequence genomic window:
- the LOC108450229 gene encoding cytoplasmic tRNA 2-thiolation protein 2 isoform X2, with protein MACNSSTCNSSGCYKGYEEEEQPKPNTKAAVNGGNSCQNLCVKCKVNEPVCCGIGGENSRFCKDCFKNNLYGKFKQAVTYNAMITPPDKVLVAFSGGTSSRVVLQFVHEMQYKAQKNYDANKDKSLPVFGVGVAFIDESSTHSFTSLHIEKAIEDIRLIVSNLAPPSKELFVVPIESIFSSDGIDGKERLKELLDAVSDVTGKEDLLIRLRILLLQKIASENGYTRIVLGTCTSRIACHVISATVKGQGYSLSADIQYVDSRWEIPVVLPLRDCPAQELNTLCSLDGLKIVELLNGPCSGINGLVSSFVKVLQEENPSRECTIVRTAGKLTPFHFNRVPEIHDSNVPSATRRHQKRYTLKPNGSLSSDSFCPICSSPLKKSNFPSSLRSHGNQQNPDLIASACSSCQFQILPKDPSLMEEFLSVLPQQMITKAKHGDQGDFSLLREQIQEFLLSDGENEI; from the exons ATGGCGTGCAATTCGTCAACCTGCAATTCTTCCGGTTGCTATAAAGGGTACGAGGAGGAAGAACAGCCTAAACCAAATACAAAAGCAGCGGTAAATGGGGGCAACAGTTGCCAAAACCTCTGCGTGAAGTGCAAGGTCAACGAACCCGTGTGCTGCGGTATCGGTGGGGAAAATTCCAGATTTTGTAAGGATTGCTTTAAAAACAATCTCTATGGAAAGTTCAAGCAAGCTGTTACTTATAACGCCATGATTACTCCTCCTGATAAAGTTCTCGTTGCTTTCTCTGGTGGAACTTCCTCCAG GGTAGTTTTACAATTTGTGCATGAGATGCAATATAAAGCGCAGAAGAATTATGATGCTAATAAAGACAAGTCATTACCGGTTTTTGGTGTCGGAGTCGCGTTTATTGATGAAAGTTCCACTCATTCATTTACTTCTCTACACATTGAGAAGGCAATTGAGGATATAAGATTAATTGTGTCAAATCTAGCCCCACCGTCGAAAGAGTTGTTTGTTGTTCCAATTGAGAGTATTTTCTCTTCAGATGGCATTGATGGTAAGGAGAGATTGAAGGAGTTATTAGATGCTGTTAGTGATGTTACTGGGAAAGAAGATCTTCTAATTCGTTTACGGATCTTGTTGTTGCAAAAG ATTGCTTCTGAAAATGGGTACACTAGAATCGTGCTAGGAACATGTACGTCAAGGATTGCTTGCCACGTCATTTCTGCCACAGTGAAG GGTCAGGGTTATTCTTTATCAGCTGACATACAGTATGTTGATTCGAGATGGGAGATTCCTGTTGTGCTTCCACTTCGTGATTGTCCTGCACAAGAGCTCAACACCCTTTGCAGCCTTGATGG TTTGAAGATAGTGGAGTTGCTTAATGGTCCATGCTCTGGCATCAATGGCCTGGTATCATCATTTGTTAAAGTGCTGCAG GAAGAAAATCCTTCTCGAGAGTGCACAATAGTAAGAACAGCTGGGAAGCTCACTCCATTTCACTTCAACAGGGTTCCGGAAATCCATGACTCTAATGTTCCTTCGGCAACTCGTAGACATCAAAAGAGATATACTCTCAAGCCGAATGGATCTCTCTCATCAGACTCATTTTGTCCTATTTGCAGCAGTCCACTCAAAAAATCAAACTTTCCATCAAGTTTGAGAAGTCATGGAAATCAACAAAATCCAGATCTTATTGCTTCTGCTTGTTCAAGTTGCCAGTTTCAGATACTTCCTAAAGACCCCTCATTGATGGAGGAATTTCTCTCTGTCCTACCGCAACAAATGATTACCAAAGCAAAGCATGGTGATCAAGGGGATTTCAGTTTGCTAAG GGAGCAAATACAAGAATTTTTGCTTTCAGATGGCGAAAATGAAATTTAA
- the LOC108450229 gene encoding cytoplasmic tRNA 2-thiolation protein 2 isoform X1 codes for MACNSSTCNSSGCYKGYEEEEQPKPNTKAAVNGGNSCQNLCVKCKVNEPVCCGIGGENSRFCKDCFKNNLYGKFKQAVTYNAMITPPDKVLVAFSGGTSSRVVLQFVHEMQYKAQKNYDANKDKSLPVFGVGVAFIDESSTHSFTSLHIEKAIEDIRLIVSNLAPPSKELFVVPIESIFSSDGIDGKERLKELLDAVSDVTGKEDLLIRLRILLLQKIASENGYTRIVLGTCTSRIACHVISATVKGQGYSLSADIQYVDSRWEIPVVLPLRDCPAQELNTLCSLDGSLKIVELLNGPCSGINGLVSSFVKVLQEENPSRECTIVRTAGKLTPFHFNRVPEIHDSNVPSATRRHQKRYTLKPNGSLSSDSFCPICSSPLKKSNFPSSLRSHGNQQNPDLIASACSSCQFQILPKDPSLMEEFLSVLPQQMITKAKHGDQGDFSLLREQIQEFLLSDGENEI; via the exons ATGGCGTGCAATTCGTCAACCTGCAATTCTTCCGGTTGCTATAAAGGGTACGAGGAGGAAGAACAGCCTAAACCAAATACAAAAGCAGCGGTAAATGGGGGCAACAGTTGCCAAAACCTCTGCGTGAAGTGCAAGGTCAACGAACCCGTGTGCTGCGGTATCGGTGGGGAAAATTCCAGATTTTGTAAGGATTGCTTTAAAAACAATCTCTATGGAAAGTTCAAGCAAGCTGTTACTTATAACGCCATGATTACTCCTCCTGATAAAGTTCTCGTTGCTTTCTCTGGTGGAACTTCCTCCAG GGTAGTTTTACAATTTGTGCATGAGATGCAATATAAAGCGCAGAAGAATTATGATGCTAATAAAGACAAGTCATTACCGGTTTTTGGTGTCGGAGTCGCGTTTATTGATGAAAGTTCCACTCATTCATTTACTTCTCTACACATTGAGAAGGCAATTGAGGATATAAGATTAATTGTGTCAAATCTAGCCCCACCGTCGAAAGAGTTGTTTGTTGTTCCAATTGAGAGTATTTTCTCTTCAGATGGCATTGATGGTAAGGAGAGATTGAAGGAGTTATTAGATGCTGTTAGTGATGTTACTGGGAAAGAAGATCTTCTAATTCGTTTACGGATCTTGTTGTTGCAAAAG ATTGCTTCTGAAAATGGGTACACTAGAATCGTGCTAGGAACATGTACGTCAAGGATTGCTTGCCACGTCATTTCTGCCACAGTGAAG GGTCAGGGTTATTCTTTATCAGCTGACATACAGTATGTTGATTCGAGATGGGAGATTCCTGTTGTGCTTCCACTTCGTGATTGTCCTGCACAAGAGCTCAACACCCTTTGCAGCCTTGATGG CAGTTTGAAGATAGTGGAGTTGCTTAATGGTCCATGCTCTGGCATCAATGGCCTGGTATCATCATTTGTTAAAGTGCTGCAG GAAGAAAATCCTTCTCGAGAGTGCACAATAGTAAGAACAGCTGGGAAGCTCACTCCATTTCACTTCAACAGGGTTCCGGAAATCCATGACTCTAATGTTCCTTCGGCAACTCGTAGACATCAAAAGAGATATACTCTCAAGCCGAATGGATCTCTCTCATCAGACTCATTTTGTCCTATTTGCAGCAGTCCACTCAAAAAATCAAACTTTCCATCAAGTTTGAGAAGTCATGGAAATCAACAAAATCCAGATCTTATTGCTTCTGCTTGTTCAAGTTGCCAGTTTCAGATACTTCCTAAAGACCCCTCATTGATGGAGGAATTTCTCTCTGTCCTACCGCAACAAATGATTACCAAAGCAAAGCATGGTGATCAAGGGGATTTCAGTTTGCTAAG GGAGCAAATACAAGAATTTTTGCTTTCAGATGGCGAAAATGAAATTTAA